A window from Bufo bufo chromosome 1, aBufBuf1.1, whole genome shotgun sequence encodes these proteins:
- the LOC120986356 gene encoding lysozyme C-1-like, with amino-acid sequence MKVLLCLGFFLCFYLSSEAKIYTKCELYRIFQETGLSGYHGYSAANWICLAYYESNYNTAAINNNGPSRDYGIFQINSKWWCNDGKTAGAVNACHISCQSLLNDNIYDDIECAKRVVRDPNGIGAWVAWRNHCRGRDLSRFTAGC; translated from the exons ATGAAGGTCCTCCTTTGCCTTGGTTTCTTTCTGTGCTTCTATCTCAGCTCAGAAGCAAAAATCTATACCAAGTGCGAGTTATACAGAATCTTCCAGGAAACTGGACTTTCTGGATATCATGGCTACAGCGCTGCAAACT GGATATGTCTGGCCTACTATGAGAGCAACtacaataccgcagctataaacAACAATGGGCCAAGCCGTGACTATGGAATATTTCAGATCAACAGCAAATGGTGGTGCAATGATGGAAAGACAGCAGGGGCAGTTAACGCTTGCCACATCAGCTGCCAGA GTCTCCTGAATGATAACATTTATGATGACATTGAGTGCGCTAAACGAGTTGTGCGGGACCCCAACGGCATCGGAGCTTG GGTTGCCTGGAGGAACCATTGCAGAGGAAGGGATTTGAGCCGATTTACAGCTGGATGCTAA